From a single Dysidea avara chromosome 14, odDysAvar1.4, whole genome shotgun sequence genomic region:
- the LOC136244292 gene encoding uncharacterized protein isoform X1 has protein sequence MDQDEDKEFSIDDVIAELFYSTRQYKAILQRLKLIHGIDRSMSWLKRQLKRLGLKRRSPDPPDETVKTLIESIISCSNQLRGYRAVWRILYSKYRLPVRRDTVMRIMRQIDPEGVKLRKKRRLKRRLYNSKGPNYIWHLDGYDKLSPYGLTIHGCIDGYSRKLIWLKLSPTNHDPKVISRHYLESIETIKGCPRVVRADHGTENCLVAKCHIAFRMDHEDCLSGARSFIYGPSTANIRIEAWWSQLRRFKTNWWIDLCKGLQSEGLYDHSNTIHRYTLAFSFANLLQKDLDSFAADWNSHPIRKNRRIKSPHGCPDDLFDMPALQGIIFVDVLSACNFTGVEDQLQPFDTDLWVTCMLNESSSSPTFYPDDFKTSATTILQSALGLTHGGITHDNCRNVYLTLVELIDELVNRGITICSMFSATTSAM, from the exons ATGGATCAGGACGAGGATAAAGAATTCTCTATAGATGACG TTATTGCTGAGTTGTTTTACTCTACAAGACAATACAAAGCTATACTGCAACGCTTAAAACTAATACATGGTATTGACAGAAG CATGTCCTGGTTAAAGCGACAACTGAAAAGACTAGGTCTAAAGAGGCGTTCTCCAGACCCTCCTGACGAGACAGTAAAGACACTGATTGAA TCAATAATAAGTTGCTCAAATCAACTTCGAGGATACCGGGCTGTTTGGAGGATTCTATACAGCAAGTACAGGCTGCCTGTTAGGAG AGATACAGTTATGAGAATTATGAGACAAATAGATCCTGAAGGTGTTAAACTACGAAAGAAAAGGAGACTTAAGCGTAGATTGTACAATTCCAAA GGTCCAAATTACATCTGGCATTTGGACGGATATGACAAATTGAGTCCATATGGACTAACAATTCATGGATGCATCGATGG GTATTCAAGGAAACTGATTTGGTTAAAGCTCTCTCCAACAAATCATGATCCAAAAGTCATTTCTAGGCATTACCTAGAAAGCATTGAAACAATTAAAG GTTGTCCAAGGGTGGTACGTGCTGACCATGGTACTGAAAACTGCCTAGTTGCAAAATGTCACATTGCCTTCCGAATGGATCATGAAGATTGTTTGTCTGGTGCCAGGAGTTTTATATATGGACCTTCAACAGCTAACATT AGGATAGAGGCATGGTGGTCACAGTTGCGAAGGTTTAAGACCAACTGGTGGATAGATTTATGTAAA GGACTTCAGTCTGAAGGACTTTATGACCATTCTAACACCATTCACAG ATACACACTTGCCTTTTCATTTGCAAATCTGCTGCAGAAAGATCTAGATAGCTTTGCTGCTGATTGGAATTCTCACCCAATCAGAAAAAATAGACGCATTAAATCACCACATGGTTGTCCCGATGATCTATTTGACATGCCAGCATTGCAAGGTATCATATTTGTAGATGTTCTGTCAGCATGTAATTTTACAGGGGTAGAAGATCAATTGCAACCATTTGACACTGATTTATGGGTTACGTGCATGCTGAATGAATCCAGTTCATCTCCCACATTTTATCCAGATGATTTCAAGACATCTGCTACCACCATCTTACAAAGTGCTTTGGGATTGACACATGGTGGAATTACTCATGACAATTGCCGCAACGTTTACCTCACTTTAGTAGAGTTAATAGATGAACTGGTAAATAGAGGTATTACTATATGCTCAATGTTCTCAGCAACTACTTCAGCAATGTAA
- the LOC136244292 gene encoding uncharacterized protein isoform X2, translating to MDQDEDKEFSIDDVIAELFYSTRQYKAILQRLKLIHGIDRSMSWLKRQLKRLGLKRRSPDPPDETVKTLIESIISCSNQLRGYRAVWRILYSKYRLPVRRDTVMRIMRQIDPEGVKLRKKRRLKRRLYNSKGPNYIWHLDGYDKLSPYGLTIHGCIDGYSRKLIWLKLSPTNHDPKVISRHYLESIETIKGCPRVVRADHGTENCLVAKCHIAFRMDHEDCLSGARSFIYGPSTANIRIEAWWSQLRRFKTNWWIDLCKGLQSEGLYDHSNTIHRYTLAFSFANLLQKDLDSFAADWNSHPIRKNRRIKSPHGCPDDLFDMPALQGVEDQLQPFDTDLWVTCMLNESSSSPTFYPDDFKTSATTILQSALGLTHGGITHDNCRNVYLTLVELIDELVNRGITICSMFSATTSAM from the exons ATGGATCAGGACGAGGATAAAGAATTCTCTATAGATGACG TTATTGCTGAGTTGTTTTACTCTACAAGACAATACAAAGCTATACTGCAACGCTTAAAACTAATACATGGTATTGACAGAAG CATGTCCTGGTTAAAGCGACAACTGAAAAGACTAGGTCTAAAGAGGCGTTCTCCAGACCCTCCTGACGAGACAGTAAAGACACTGATTGAA TCAATAATAAGTTGCTCAAATCAACTTCGAGGATACCGGGCTGTTTGGAGGATTCTATACAGCAAGTACAGGCTGCCTGTTAGGAG AGATACAGTTATGAGAATTATGAGACAAATAGATCCTGAAGGTGTTAAACTACGAAAGAAAAGGAGACTTAAGCGTAGATTGTACAATTCCAAA GGTCCAAATTACATCTGGCATTTGGACGGATATGACAAATTGAGTCCATATGGACTAACAATTCATGGATGCATCGATGG GTATTCAAGGAAACTGATTTGGTTAAAGCTCTCTCCAACAAATCATGATCCAAAAGTCATTTCTAGGCATTACCTAGAAAGCATTGAAACAATTAAAG GTTGTCCAAGGGTGGTACGTGCTGACCATGGTACTGAAAACTGCCTAGTTGCAAAATGTCACATTGCCTTCCGAATGGATCATGAAGATTGTTTGTCTGGTGCCAGGAGTTTTATATATGGACCTTCAACAGCTAACATT AGGATAGAGGCATGGTGGTCACAGTTGCGAAGGTTTAAGACCAACTGGTGGATAGATTTATGTAAA GGACTTCAGTCTGAAGGACTTTATGACCATTCTAACACCATTCACAG ATACACACTTGCCTTTTCATTTGCAAATCTGCTGCAGAAAGATCTAGATAGCTTTGCTGCTGATTGGAATTCTCACCCAATCAGAAAAAATAGACGCATTAAATCACCACATGGTTGTCCCGATGATCTATTTGACATGCCAGCATTGCAAG GGGTAGAAGATCAATTGCAACCATTTGACACTGATTTATGGGTTACGTGCATGCTGAATGAATCCAGTTCATCTCCCACATTTTATCCAGATGATTTCAAGACATCTGCTACCACCATCTTACAAAGTGCTTTGGGATTGACACATGGTGGAATTACTCATGACAATTGCCGCAACGTTTACCTCACTTTAGTAGAGTTAATAGATGAACTGGTAAATAGAGGTATTACTATATGCTCAATGTTCTCAGCAACTACTTCAGCAATGTAA